In a single window of the Paenibacillus sp. MMS20-IR301 genome:
- a CDS encoding hemerythrin domain-containing protein → MPEHTGLKFTLPAMRILENEHRYLSFLMGEWHNIVLWFEQEQILLEEARTQLQKLRTAVVEFSVPLKNHTGKEEAHFFPLLGRYIGFEQGPLVGIQEEHREIDGYIGHFLHHTEGGAEQMGLEDIRAAVRDAGEAFEVLTVHFVKEETVIFPMAETQLSPKDKERLSRELNTLIT, encoded by the coding sequence ATGCCGGAACATACAGGGCTCAAGTTTACGCTGCCCGCCATGCGCATTCTGGAGAACGAACACCGCTACTTGTCTTTTCTCATGGGGGAGTGGCATAATATTGTCCTCTGGTTTGAACAGGAGCAGATCCTGCTGGAAGAAGCCCGGACCCAGCTGCAGAAGCTGCGTACGGCAGTTGTGGAGTTTAGCGTTCCGCTGAAGAACCATACCGGTAAGGAAGAGGCGCATTTCTTCCCGCTGCTCGGCCGGTATATCGGGTTTGAGCAAGGTCCGCTGGTTGGCATCCAGGAAGAGCACCGCGAGATTGACGGCTATATCGGGCATTTCCTGCATCATACTGAGGGCGGTGCGGAGCAGATGGGCCTGGAGGATATCCGGGCAGCCGTGCGGGATGCCGGGGAGGCCTTTGAGGTGCTGACGGTCCACTTTGTCAAAGAAGAGACTGTAATCTTCCCGATGGCCGAGACCCAGCTCAGTCCGAAGGATAAAGAGCGGTTAAGCCGGGAGCTGAACACGCTTATTACTTGA
- a CDS encoding response regulator transcription factor — translation MKIVIADDHAIVRSGFSMILNFQNDIEVIGAAADGREAYTMVAKLRPDILIMDLSMPPGESGLTATGKIKEDYPDTKILILTMHDDDEYLFHVLKNGASGYVLKSAPDEELLLAVRTIYEGGTYIHPKMATSLVREFIKQDKTGGTEDLFELLSKRELEILPLIAKGYGNKEVAEKLFISVKTVEAHKAKIMEKLNLKSRPELVEYALRKKMLDF, via the coding sequence ATGAAAATCGTCATTGCAGACGACCATGCGATCGTGCGGAGCGGCTTCTCCATGATTCTCAATTTCCAGAATGACATTGAGGTGATCGGAGCGGCGGCAGACGGCAGGGAAGCCTATACGATGGTTGCCAAACTCCGTCCCGATATTCTGATTATGGATTTAAGCATGCCTCCGGGAGAAAGCGGGCTGACCGCGACCGGCAAGATTAAAGAGGATTATCCGGATACCAAAATCCTGATCCTGACGATGCATGATGATGATGAATACCTCTTCCATGTACTCAAGAACGGGGCCTCCGGTTATGTACTCAAGAGTGCGCCGGATGAGGAGCTGCTGCTGGCGGTCCGGACGATCTATGAGGGCGGCACCTATATCCATCCGAAGATGGCCACCTCGCTGGTCCGTGAATTCATTAAGCAGGATAAAACCGGCGGCACAGAGGATTTGTTCGAACTGCTCTCGAAGCGGGAGCTGGAGATTCTGCCGCTTATTGCCAAGGGATACGGGAATAAGGAAGTAGCCGAGAAGCTGTTTATTTCCGTCAAGACGGTAGAGGCCCACAAAGCCAAAATAATGGAGAAGTTAAACCTTAAAAGCCGGCCGGAGCTGGTCGAATATGCTTTAAGAAAAAAAATGCTGGATTTCTGA
- a CDS encoding sensor histidine kinase, which produces MTKLFENSSEAMFFFDRQGKALAMNSAAESIVDKDILKQLYQGNPEALCGTCRGYTSETELRTCLNCYFHTPDSEEFTSYQVYLETKEKGIVPYAATFHTIDEENGIRVFMLRDLTRQFKTQEKFYQNKMMKHIIEAQENERKRISRELHDSVAQELMSAVIDLRVLKYMTADEDLLKKVKQTEVSMTRLLSDIRNLSVELRPAALDDFGLEAAFRSHFKRIEQTYGLVIDYESRLSEKRYGSEIETVMYRVCQEAVLNALKYAQVDRVKVTLTENEGLLRLMIEDEGNGFKPGDEPSGTGLGLFGMQERAELVGGTFSVDSEIGRGTTIILQVPVG; this is translated from the coding sequence ATGACGAAGCTGTTCGAGAACAGCTCGGAGGCGATGTTCTTTTTTGACCGGCAGGGGAAAGCCCTGGCAATGAATTCGGCTGCCGAGAGTATCGTCGATAAGGATATTCTGAAGCAGCTGTATCAGGGAAATCCCGAAGCGTTATGCGGGACCTGCCGGGGGTACACGAGTGAGACGGAGCTCCGGACCTGCCTGAACTGTTATTTTCACACACCGGACTCGGAGGAATTTACCTCTTATCAGGTTTATCTGGAGACGAAGGAGAAGGGAATCGTGCCTTATGCAGCGACCTTTCACACCATAGATGAAGAGAATGGCATCAGAGTGTTTATGCTCAGGGATCTGACCAGGCAGTTCAAGACCCAGGAGAAGTTCTACCAGAACAAGATGATGAAGCATATTATTGAAGCCCAGGAGAATGAACGCAAGCGCATTTCCCGTGAGCTGCATGACAGTGTTGCCCAAGAGCTGATGAGTGCTGTAATTGATCTGCGTGTGCTGAAATATATGACGGCTGATGAAGATTTGCTCAAAAAGGTAAAGCAGACCGAGGTATCCATGACCAGGCTGCTGAGTGATATCCGTAATCTTTCAGTGGAGCTCAGGCCGGCTGCGCTGGATGATTTCGGACTGGAGGCGGCGTTCCGGTCACACTTCAAGCGGATTGAGCAGACCTACGGTCTGGTCATTGATTACGAGTCCCGGCTGTCCGAGAAACGGTACGGGAGTGAGATTGAAACGGTAATGTACCGCGTGTGCCAGGAAGCTGTGCTGAATGCGCTCAAGTATGCCCAGGTGGACCGGGTTAAAGTAACCCTAACAGAAAATGAGGGTCTGCTGCGGCTGATGATTGAGGACGAAGGGAACGGCTTCAAACCGGGTGATGAGCCCAGCGGAACCGGACTTGGCCTGTTTGGCATGCAGGAGCGGGCGGAGCTGGTGGGCGGCACCTTCAGCGTAGATTCAGAAATAGGCCGGGGTACAACAATCATTTTACAGGTGCCGGTAGGATAG
- a CDS encoding GAF domain-containing protein gives MNHKVDYQTRLDRIRADLGYDFISLAVAEPAEYDYVIRWKYASGNTNERYKRIVLQSGRGIAGIVFKTGKPFLIPSIVTDVKPDALFNYPITKMESLNSIGAVPVWNDARVAGVLLGGFRGERQVTADMLRDLEAAARRGIGDLNGKELLLS, from the coding sequence ATGAACCATAAGGTGGATTACCAGACCCGGCTTGACCGGATCCGTGCAGATTTAGGATACGACTTCATCTCGCTGGCTGTGGCAGAACCGGCGGAATATGATTACGTCATCCGGTGGAAATACGCCTCTGGGAATACGAATGAGCGTTATAAGCGGATTGTGCTTCAATCAGGCAGAGGGATTGCCGGGATTGTGTTCAAGACCGGCAAGCCGTTCTTAATCCCTTCAATAGTGACCGATGTGAAGCCAGATGCCTTGTTCAATTATCCCATTACCAAGATGGAGAGCTTGAACAGCATTGGTGCTGTACCGGTGTGGAATGATGCCCGTGTCGCGGGTGTGCTGCTTGGCGGCTTCAGGGGAGAACGGCAGGTAACCGCTGATATGCTGAGAGACCTGGAAGCGGCAGCACGCAGGGGCATTGGAGACTTGAACGGGAAGGAATTGTTGCTCAGTTGA
- the narI gene encoding respiratory nitrate reductase subunit gamma: protein MNMLSQFLWVIFPYMCLVVFIGGHIVRYRKDQFNWTAKSSEFIEKKQLKFGSILFHLGIMPVIMGHIGGLAVPKSWLEAVGVSDHIYHIGAVYIGGVFGAATLLGMLILTSRRFTLKNVRRLSSASDLIVNSLLLFIVFMGMYSTIVTNAVQPEFDYRDTISVWFRGLFMFRPDPSLMSDVPFSFKLHILSGFAIFAFWPFTRLVHVWSVPLNYIGRSYILYRRNKSN from the coding sequence ATGAATATGCTTAGTCAGTTTTTATGGGTTATTTTTCCCTATATGTGTCTGGTGGTGTTCATCGGCGGCCATATTGTGCGTTACCGCAAGGATCAGTTCAATTGGACGGCCAAATCCAGTGAATTTATTGAGAAAAAACAGCTGAAATTCGGCAGCATTCTGTTCCATCTCGGTATTATGCCGGTTATTATGGGCCATATCGGCGGGCTGGCTGTGCCGAAATCATGGCTTGAGGCCGTTGGCGTAAGCGATCATATCTACCATATCGGCGCAGTATATATCGGAGGAGTCTTCGGCGCAGCTACGCTGCTCGGGATGCTGATCCTGACCTCGCGGCGCTTTACGCTGAAGAATGTCCGCCGGCTGAGCAGCGCATCGGACCTCATTGTTAACTCCCTGCTGCTGTTCATCGTGTTTATGGGCATGTACTCTACGATTGTTACGAATGCCGTACAGCCTGAGTTTGACTACCGCGATACGATTTCCGTCTGGTTCCGCGGGCTGTTCATGTTCCGCCCGGATCCGTCACTGATGAGTGATGTGCCGTTCTCCTTCAAGCTGCACATATTGTCCGGCTTCGCGATCTTTGCCTTTTGGCCGTTCACCCGGCTGGTCCACGTCTGGAGCGTTCCGTTGAATTATATAGGTAGAAGTTATATCCTATACAGAAGGAATAAATCGAATTAA
- the narJ gene encoding nitrate reductase molybdenum cofactor assembly chaperone, whose protein sequence is MIDLIKLHQYKQSFGYFALQLMYPEKLDFHPAFLEEAFDSAHPGYAHVHAYWEQMQRFSLDEIQENYAATFDFQKDCALYMTYFKFEDAKERGQMLAKLKLLYEMFGLAMPEGELPDYLPLMCEFIYAAEWLDVPGAPENFRMLIAILEDGTYHLLKALERNESPYFHLVKGLRETFKVCAEQEALS, encoded by the coding sequence GTGATTGATCTGATCAAGCTGCATCAATATAAGCAATCCTTCGGATATTTTGCCCTGCAGCTCATGTACCCGGAGAAGCTGGATTTCCATCCGGCTTTTCTGGAGGAGGCGTTTGACAGCGCTCATCCCGGTTATGCCCATGTGCATGCCTATTGGGAGCAGATGCAGCGCTTCAGCCTGGATGAGATTCAGGAGAACTATGCCGCCACCTTTGATTTTCAGAAGGACTGTGCGCTGTATATGACCTATTTCAAATTTGAGGATGCCAAGGAACGCGGGCAGATGCTCGCCAAGCTGAAGCTTCTCTATGAGATGTTTGGCCTTGCAATGCCGGAAGGCGAGCTGCCGGATTATTTGCCGCTGATGTGTGAATTTATATACGCCGCGGAGTGGCTGGATGTCCCGGGGGCACCGGAGAATTTCCGGATGCTGATTGCCATTCTGGAGGATGGCACGTATCATCTGCTCAAGGCGCTGGAACGAAACGAAAGTCCCTATTTCCATCTGGTTAAGGGGTTGCGTGAGACCTTTAAGGTTTGCGCTGAACAGGAGGCCCTGAGTTAA
- the narH gene encoding nitrate reductase subunit beta has product MKIKAQVAMVMNLDKCIGCHTCSVTCKTTWTNRKGAEYMWFNNVETKPGIGYPKRWEDQELYKGGWQLRKGKLELKSGNKLSKIALGKIFYNPDMPEMKDYYEPWTYNYEHLTNAGEQKHSPVARAHSAVTGEKMDLEWGPNWEDDLAGAHVTGPLDPNIQKIEEEIKFNFEKSFMIYLPRLCEHCLNPSCVASCPSGAMYKRDEDGIVLVDQEACRGWRYCMTGCPYKKVYFNWQTNKAEKCTFCFPRVEAGLPTVCSETCTGRIRYLGVLLYDADKVLEAASTPDEKDLYKAQCDLFLNPHDPEVRAQARKDGISEDWLEAAQNSPVYKLAIEHKLAFPLHPEYRTLPMVWYVPPLSPIMNYFEGKDSLKNPDMIFPAIEEMRTPVQYLANMLTAGDTQTVKEALQRMAMMRSYMRAQSTGQEFDLTRLERVGMTAQQTEEMYRLLAIAKYEDRFVIPTSHKEQHMNPYRAQGSAGYGNTMGDMGSFGSGCDGCGPASSIGEATKTGKEMYEENFYGGIWRD; this is encoded by the coding sequence CCTGCAAGACGACCTGGACGAACCGCAAAGGTGCAGAATATATGTGGTTCAATAACGTGGAGACGAAGCCGGGCATCGGTTACCCGAAGCGCTGGGAAGACCAGGAGCTCTACAAGGGCGGCTGGCAGCTGCGCAAAGGGAAGCTGGAGCTGAAATCCGGCAACAAGCTGTCCAAGATTGCACTCGGCAAAATCTTCTACAACCCGGATATGCCGGAAATGAAGGATTACTATGAGCCGTGGACCTACAACTATGAGCATCTGACGAATGCCGGGGAGCAGAAGCACTCTCCGGTAGCCCGGGCTCACTCTGCAGTAACCGGCGAGAAGATGGACCTGGAATGGGGTCCGAACTGGGAGGATGATCTGGCCGGTGCACATGTGACGGGCCCGCTGGACCCGAACATCCAGAAGATCGAGGAAGAGATCAAATTCAACTTCGAGAAATCCTTCATGATCTATCTGCCGCGCCTCTGTGAACACTGCCTGAACCCGAGCTGCGTTGCCTCCTGTCCTTCGGGAGCGATGTACAAACGGGATGAGGACGGGATTGTCCTGGTGGATCAGGAAGCCTGCCGCGGCTGGAGATACTGCATGACCGGCTGTCCGTATAAGAAGGTGTACTTCAACTGGCAGACCAACAAAGCGGAGAAATGCACCTTCTGCTTCCCGCGTGTAGAGGCAGGCTTGCCGACAGTATGCTCCGAGACCTGTACCGGCCGGATCCGCTATCTCGGCGTTTTGCTGTATGACGCCGACAAAGTGCTGGAGGCGGCATCCACCCCGGATGAGAAGGACCTGTACAAAGCGCAATGCGATTTGTTCCTGAATCCGCATGATCCGGAAGTCAGAGCCCAGGCGCGCAAAGACGGGATCTCCGAGGACTGGCTGGAGGCTGCCCAGAACTCGCCGGTCTACAAGCTGGCCATCGAGCACAAGCTGGCATTCCCGCTTCACCCGGAATACCGGACCCTGCCGATGGTATGGTATGTGCCGCCGCTTAGCCCGATCATGAACTATTTCGAAGGCAAGGATTCACTGAAGAATCCGGATATGATTTTCCCGGCGATCGAAGAGATGCGCACACCGGTCCAGTATCTGGCGAACATGCTGACTGCAGGCGATACGCAGACTGTCAAAGAAGCACTGCAGCGGATGGCGATGATGCGCTCTTATATGCGCGCCCAGTCCACCGGCCAGGAATTTGATCTTACCCGGCTTGAGCGTGTCGGCATGACTGCCCAGCAGACTGAAGAGATGTACCGGCTGCTCGCCATCGCCAAATATGAAGACCGGTTCGTGATCCCGACCTCCCACAAAGAGCAGCATATGAATCCTTACCGTGCACAAGGCTCAGCGGGTTACGGCAATACCATGGGCGATATGGGGAGCTTCGGCTCCGGCTGTGACGGCTGCGGACCAGCCAGCTCAATTGGCGAAGCAACGAAGACCGGCAAGGAAATGTATGAGGAGAATTTCTACGGGGGGATTTGGCGTGATTGA